From Carassius auratus strain Wakin unplaced genomic scaffold, ASM336829v1 scaf_tig00022738, whole genome shotgun sequence, the proteins below share one genomic window:
- the LOC113077515 gene encoding coronin-1C-like isoform X3, protein MFKRVVRQSKFRHVFGQAVKNDQCYDDIRVSRVTWDSSFCAVNPKFVAIIVEASGGGAFMVLPLNKTGRIDKAYPTVCGHTGPVLDIDWCPHNDQVIASGSEDCTVMVWQIPENGLVTSMPEPVVVLEGHSKRVGIVTWHPTARNVLLSAGCDNVIIIWNVGTGEAIITLEDMHPDIIFSVCWNRNGSLICTACKDKKVRVIDPRKEDIVAEKDKAHEGARPIRAIFLSDGKVFTTGFSRMSERQLALWDPENMEEPISVHEMDTSNGVLLPFYDPDTNVVYLCGKGDSSIRYFEITDEAPFVHYLNTFITKEPQRGMGYMPKRGLDVNKCEIARFYKLHERKCEPIIMTVPRKSDLFQDDLYPDTAGPEAPLEAEEWFEGKNGDPVLISLKHAYIPGKNRDLKVVKKNILDNKLSKNTENTTPAIKTATSTPSIKSEAKLDEVLKEMKSLRELVSSQEKRIANLEQQLSKMDI, encoded by the exons ATGTTCAAACGGGTTGTACGACAGAGTAAGTTCCGGCATGTGTTCGGCCAGGCGGTGAAGAACGACCAGTGCTATGATGACATCAGGGTGTCCCGGGTCACGTGGGATAGCTCATTCTGTGCTGTCAACCCCAAATTTGTTGCCATAATTGTGGAAGCCAGCGGAGGAGGTGCGTTCATGGTTTTGCCTCTGAATAAG ACGGGCCGTATCGATAAGGCCTACCCTACAGTATGTGGGCACACTGGCCCTGTTCTGGACATCGATTGGTGTCCTCACAACGACCAGGTCATCGCTAGTGGATCTGAAGACTGCACCGTGATG gtGTGGCAGATTCCAGAGAATGGCTTGGTGACCTCGATGCCAGAGCCAGTGGTAGTGCTGGAGGGTCATTCTAAGAGAGTGGGAATTGTTACCTGGCATCCCACTGCACGCAACGTCCTGCTCAGCGCAG GCTGTGATAATGTGATTATCATCTGGAATGTGGGGACGGGGGAAGCCATAATCACCCTTGAGGATATGCACCCTGACATCATCTTCAGCGTCTGCTGGAACCGCAACGGCAGTCTCATCTGCACCGCATGCAAGGACAAGAAGGTCCGTGTGATCGACCCACGCAAGGAGGACATCGTTGCG GAGAAGGACAAGGCCCATGAGGGTGCCAGGCCTATAAGAGCCATTTTCCTGTCCGACGGCAAAGTGTTCACCACTGGTTTTAGCCGCATGAGCGAGAGACAACTCGCCCTCTGGGATCCG gagAATATGGAGGAGCCAATTTCTGTCCATGAGATGGACACCAGTAATGGAGTCCTCCTGCCCTTCTATGATCCCGATACTAATGTGGTCTACCTGTGTGGGAAG GGTGACAGCAGCATCCGTTACTTTGAGATCACGGATGAAGCTCCTTTTGTCCATTACCTCAACACCTTCATCACTAAGGAGCCTCAGAGGGGCATGGGATACATGCCCAAGAGAGGACTGGACGTCAACAAGTGTGAGATCGCAAG GTTTTACAAACTGCATGAGAGAAAGTGTGAACCTATCATCATGACCGTGCCAAGAAAA TCGGACTTGTTCCAGGATGATCTTTACCCCGACACTGCTGGTCCGGAGGCCCCCCTGGAGGCTGAGGAATGGTTTGAAGGGAAGAATGGAGACCCTGTCCTGATATCCCTGAAACATGCATACATCCCAGGCAAGAACCGTGATCTCAAAGTGGTCAAGAAGAACATCCTAGACAACAAGCTAAGCAAGAATACAGAGAATACCACTCCTGCCATCAAGACTGCCACCTCCACACCATCTATT AAAAGTGAAGCTAAGCTGGATGaagttttgaaagaaatgaaatcTCTCAGAGAGCTGGTCAGCAGTCAGGAAAAAAGAATTGCCAACCTCGAGCAGCAGTTGTCTAAAATGGACATCTAA
- the LOC113077517 gene encoding transmembrane protein 119-like, with the protein MSLSLHFVFLLLTALWGSSCFAKPAPFNVSMEGSGDEPELIFPIARTTHGPPSPSPPPNITTTFIRIKDFLFNQVVDFLKENLLLIIVVTSLLVVIIFIVCCASAMSHKRKLEAYYPPKTHTPRKYMSQPSKSAEKPHNQIQDGKTTTAKTLREPTKALVGEKDGKDPRPKPKEVQQVEDVEVVEMQKDEPQKKEEHQPTTSNATSSQPLVCTCHLRKANHTTA; encoded by the coding sequence ATGTCACTCTCTCTGCACTTTGTTTTTCTGCTCCTGACTGCTCTTTGGGGCAGCAGTTGCTTTGCCAAGCCCGCCCCATTCAACGTGTCCATGGAGGGTAGTGGGGATGAACCCGAACTCATCTTTCCCATTGCTCGTACCACCCATGGTCCTCCATCCCCCTCGCCACCTCCCAACATAACAACCACTTTCATCCGCATCAAAGACTTTCTTTTCAACCAGGTGGTGGACTTCCTGAAGGAGAACTTGCTTCTCATCATTGTCGTGACCTCTCTGTTAGTAGTCATCATCTTCATTGTCTGCTGTGCTTCAGCGATGAGCCACAAACGCAAGCTTGAGGCCTACTATCCTCCGAAGACCCACACACCCAGGAAATACATGAGTCAACCTAGTAAATCTGCGGAGAAACCACATAACCAGATTCAGGATGGTAAGACAACAACTGCAAAGACCCTACGAGAACCCACCAAAGCATTAGTTGGTGAGAAGGATGGAAAAGACCCCCGGCCAAAGCCGAAAGAGGTCCAACAGGTGGAGGATGTTGAAGTGGTGGAGATGCAGAAAGATGAGCCTCAGAAGAAAGAGGAGCATCAGCCAACCACCTCAAACGCCACCTCCAGTCAGCCGCTGGTCTGTACGTGTCACCTCAGAAAGGCCAATCACACCACAGCCTGA
- the LOC113077515 gene encoding coronin-1C-like isoform X2, producing MDVSSPAEMFKRVVRQSKFRHVFGQAVKNDQCYDDIRVSRVTWDSSFCAVNPKFVAIIVEASGGGAFMVLPLNKTGRIDKAYPTVCGHTGPVLDIDWCPHNDQVIASGSEDCTVMVWQIPENGLVTSMPEPVVVLEGHSKRVGIVTWHPTARNVLLSAGCDNVIIIWNVGTGEAIITLEDMHPDIIFSVCWNRNGSLICTACKDKKVRVIDPRKEDIVAEKDKAHEGARPIRAIFLSDGKVFTTGFSRMSERQLALWDPENMEEPISVHEMDTSNGVLLPFYDPDTNVVYLCGKGDSSIRYFEITDEAPFVHYLNTFITKEPQRGMGYMPKRGLDVNKCEIARFYKLHERKCEPIIMTVPRKSDLFQDDLYPDTAGPEAPLEAEEWFEGKNGDPVLISLKHAYIPGKNRDLKVVKKNILDNKLSKNTENTTPAIKTATSTPSIKSEAKLDEVLKEMKSLRELVSSQEKRIANLEQQLSKMDI from the exons AAATGTTCAAACGGGTTGTACGACAGAGTAAGTTCCGGCATGTGTTCGGCCAGGCGGTGAAGAACGACCAGTGCTATGATGACATCAGGGTGTCCCGGGTCACGTGGGATAGCTCATTCTGTGCTGTCAACCCCAAATTTGTTGCCATAATTGTGGAAGCCAGCGGAGGAGGTGCGTTCATGGTTTTGCCTCTGAATAAG ACGGGCCGTATCGATAAGGCCTACCCTACAGTATGTGGGCACACTGGCCCTGTTCTGGACATCGATTGGTGTCCTCACAACGACCAGGTCATCGCTAGTGGATCTGAAGACTGCACCGTGATG gtGTGGCAGATTCCAGAGAATGGCTTGGTGACCTCGATGCCAGAGCCAGTGGTAGTGCTGGAGGGTCATTCTAAGAGAGTGGGAATTGTTACCTGGCATCCCACTGCACGCAACGTCCTGCTCAGCGCAG GCTGTGATAATGTGATTATCATCTGGAATGTGGGGACGGGGGAAGCCATAATCACCCTTGAGGATATGCACCCTGACATCATCTTCAGCGTCTGCTGGAACCGCAACGGCAGTCTCATCTGCACCGCATGCAAGGACAAGAAGGTCCGTGTGATCGACCCACGCAAGGAGGACATCGTTGCG GAGAAGGACAAGGCCCATGAGGGTGCCAGGCCTATAAGAGCCATTTTCCTGTCCGACGGCAAAGTGTTCACCACTGGTTTTAGCCGCATGAGCGAGAGACAACTCGCCCTCTGGGATCCG gagAATATGGAGGAGCCAATTTCTGTCCATGAGATGGACACCAGTAATGGAGTCCTCCTGCCCTTCTATGATCCCGATACTAATGTGGTCTACCTGTGTGGGAAG GGTGACAGCAGCATCCGTTACTTTGAGATCACGGATGAAGCTCCTTTTGTCCATTACCTCAACACCTTCATCACTAAGGAGCCTCAGAGGGGCATGGGATACATGCCCAAGAGAGGACTGGACGTCAACAAGTGTGAGATCGCAAG GTTTTACAAACTGCATGAGAGAAAGTGTGAACCTATCATCATGACCGTGCCAAGAAAA TCGGACTTGTTCCAGGATGATCTTTACCCCGACACTGCTGGTCCGGAGGCCCCCCTGGAGGCTGAGGAATGGTTTGAAGGGAAGAATGGAGACCCTGTCCTGATATCCCTGAAACATGCATACATCCCAGGCAAGAACCGTGATCTCAAAGTGGTCAAGAAGAACATCCTAGACAACAAGCTAAGCAAGAATACAGAGAATACCACTCCTGCCATCAAGACTGCCACCTCCACACCATCTATT AAAAGTGAAGCTAAGCTGGATGaagttttgaaagaaatgaaatcTCTCAGAGAGCTGGTCAGCAGTCAGGAAAAAAGAATTGCCAACCTCGAGCAGCAGTTGTCTAAAATGGACATCTAA
- the LOC113077516 gene encoding P-selectin glycoprotein ligand 1-like: MMAMVTNRLGCLPVLVFLLTLSSSVTPTPLRMKRETSRNVTSINTSDTQSTATIAEVENARSTTVETLQTVEVKSDSKVSAATESLHTPDLNHTQQNYLTVHQPADNESTFLTQLPTINTSTGHISHAGSSAPSFPASLKPSKSTEKYMTAATRRMSTDAKGPTTDVSSTATKKSTTAMTHSCSTASSQEDGFVNSCLIAIASMAALTTIFIISTICLATKLSGYRYRLKAQLLQETEMVCISALLNDTDHPVPKPRRHPKSNGALIPNTEDGDLDGDNLTLNSFLPDTEGPL, translated from the exons ATG ATGGCAATGGTAACTAACAGGCTTGGGTGTTTACCAGTTCTTGTTTTCCTGCTGACTTTGAGCAGTTCAGTCACGCCAACTCCTCTTAGGATGAAAAGAGAAACTAGTCGCAATGTGACATCGATAAACACCAGTGACACACAGAGTACAGCAACCATAGCAGAAGTTGAGAATGCAAGAAGCACCACTGTGGAAACGTTACAGACAGTTGAGGTGAAATCTGATTCAAAGGTCTCAGCAGCTACAGAATCCCTTCATACTCCAGATCTGAACCACACCCAACAGAACTACCTGACAGTTCACCAGCCAGCAGATAATGAGAGTACTTTTCTCACCCAACTTCCCACAATAAATACTAGTACTGGACACATTTCACATGCAGGAAGTTCTGCCCCCTCATTTCCTGCATCGTTAAAGCCCAGTAAGTCAACAGAGAAGTACATGACAGCAGCAACAAGAAGAATGTCCACGGATGCGAAAGGACCTACTACTGACGTTTCCTCAACAGCCACCAAAAAATCAACCACAGCAATGACTCATTCATGTTCCACTGCCTCTTCTCAAGAGGACGGGTTTGTGAACAGTTGCCTCATCGCAATCGCCTCGATGGCAGCATTAACCACCATCTTTATCATTAGCACCATCTGCTTGGCTACGAAACTCTCGGGATACAGATACAGGCTCAAGGCGCAGCTTCTCCAAGAGACTGAGATGGTCTGCATATCTGCCCTGCTGAATGATACCGATCACCCCGTTCCAAAGCCAAGACGACATCCCAAAAGTAATGGAGCATTGATCCCAAATACTGAGGATGGAGATCTTGATGGAGATAATCTCACTCTAAACAGTTTTCTTCCTGATACCGAAGGCCCTCTTTAG